A region of [Bacteroides] pectinophilus DNA encodes the following proteins:
- a CDS encoding relaxase/mobilization nuclease domain-containing protein — protein MAVYGNVNVKYAPCKSVAQLHSAADYILGKKKEQLSSSVIKTKSELYNAFGCNRDNFANSVLMTRKMHQKKYSRFFPRDILAQKLSISFHPEDNDKLTYAEAYKMAEDFAREFFWKKGFEVLFAVHVDTEHVHVHFLVNNCNQKDGSSFRRGPKELVEMSEYFGEQCRSRGLTHSVRDSFYNPDKTREERTLAENHMQKRGKLSFKDEMRVYIRLAMNDPTTQNIHDVVNMLERTYHMNVRLKGNTISYALPYRSSNGGKVKAVRGSKLGKRFTVAGIREYMKQKEKEDWFDYPRQEQDIEHSSQSMKDYPRWEEDEEEVKESASKAKKQIPTQESQPTRKPDVSVYEAYDEFQEKHEIPENDESFFYGAAFDDFNKEWQGLDAGAGSVSTEFGTTNNSTDAEPYNEDELDELLDNNSSTVPVQNKPFPSPAEYRKLSLEKRAKLLPPPSDDRIEELKKYQDRMGYTEESMRSMRYKMSVYDDFTEEYDYRVKYNRNHSSEEQLKAQAEQQIITPVRRRGRGR, from the coding sequence ATGGCAGTATATGGAAATGTCAATGTAAAATATGCTCCATGCAAGTCTGTGGCACAGCTTCACAGTGCTGCAGATTATATTCTGGGGAAGAAGAAGGAACAGCTAAGTTCCAGTGTTATCAAGACAAAGTCGGAGTTATATAATGCTTTTGGCTGCAATCGGGATAACTTTGCAAACAGTGTCCTTATGACAAGGAAAATGCATCAGAAGAAGTATAGCCGGTTCTTCCCGCGGGACATTCTGGCACAGAAGCTATCAATATCCTTTCATCCGGAGGACAATGATAAGCTGACTTATGCAGAGGCTTACAAGATGGCAGAGGACTTTGCTCGTGAGTTCTTCTGGAAAAAGGGATTTGAGGTATTGTTTGCGGTTCATGTGGATACGGAGCATGTTCACGTGCATTTTCTGGTAAATAACTGTAATCAGAAGGATGGTTCTTCCTTTCGGAGAGGTCCGAAGGAGCTGGTGGAAATGTCGGAATATTTTGGAGAACAGTGCAGGAGCCGGGGCTTGACACACTCTGTCCGTGACAGCTTCTACAATCCGGATAAGACCAGGGAGGAACGCACCTTAGCGGAAAATCATATGCAGAAAAGGGGAAAACTTTCTTTCAAGGATGAAATGCGTGTGTATATCAGACTTGCCATGAATGATCCGACCACGCAGAACATTCATGATGTGGTGAATATGTTAGAAAGAACCTATCATATGAATGTAAGGCTGAAAGGTAATACCATTAGCTATGCCCTTCCCTATCGTAGCAGTAATGGAGGCAAGGTAAAGGCAGTACGAGGCAGTAAGCTTGGTAAGCGATTCACGGTTGCAGGCATCAGGGAGTATATGAAACAGAAGGAAAAAGAGGATTGGTTTGATTATCCAAGGCAGGAGCAGGACATCGAGCATTCCAGTCAGTCCATGAAGGATTATCCCAGATGGGAAGAGGATGAGGAGGAAGTGAAGGAGTCTGCTTCTAAGGCTAAAAAGCAGATACCAACACAGGAGTCACAGCCGACCAGAAAACCGGATGTTTCTGTATATGAGGCATATGACGAGTTTCAGGAAAAACATGAGATACCGGAGAATGACGAGTCTTTCTTTTATGGTGCTGCATTTGATGACTTCAATAAAGAGTGGCAGGGACTTGATGCAGGCGCAGGCTCGGTAAGTACTGAGTTTGGCACAACAAATAACTCAACCGACGCAGAACCATATAATGAGGATGAGTTAGACGAATTACTTGATAACAATTCGTCAACGGTGCCGGTTCAAAATAAGCCGTTTCCATCTCCAGCAGAATACCGCAAGCTCTCTCTGGAAAAACGTGCTAAACTTCTTCCGCCACCTTCTGATGACCGAATTGAAGAACTAAAGAAGTATCAGGACAGAATGGGATATACCGAAGAATCCATGCGGAGTATGCGTTACAAGATGTCTGTATATGATGATTTTACCGAGGAATATGATTATCGTGTGAAATACAACAGAAATCATTCTTCAGAGGAGCAGCTAAAAGCACAAGCGGAACAGCAGATAATCACACCGGTTCGTAGACGTGGGCGTGGCAGATGA
- a CDS encoding ParA family protein, producing the protein MKGGYDILPNIMLVGAEQELSQTGKEHRLKEAIAPVAEKYDYIIIDTPPSLGVLTVNAFTVAGDILIPTTAGIFATTGINQLNETVRSVQRYCNPNVKITGILFTRFNPRANISKQIKELTEQLSEYISAPIYKTYIRSAVAVEEAQANRTDIFEYAEKSNVSEDYKAFIEEFLKGEVESNGRKGKI; encoded by the coding sequence ATGAAAGGCGGGTATGATATATTACCAAACATTATGCTGGTAGGAGCAGAGCAAGAGTTATCACAGACGGGAAAAGAACACCGTTTGAAAGAAGCTATTGCCCCCGTAGCGGAAAAGTATGATTATATCATTATAGACACGCCGCCCTCTTTGGGTGTGTTGACCGTAAACGCATTTACGGTGGCAGGTGATATTCTGATACCGACCACAGCGGGCATATTTGCCACAACAGGAATTAACCAGCTTAACGAAACAGTAAGGAGCGTACAGCGGTACTGCAATCCTAATGTAAAGATAACGGGTATTCTGTTTACAAGGTTCAATCCGAGAGCAAACATCAGCAAGCAGATAAAGGAACTTACGGAACAGTTGAGCGAGTACATTTCTGCACCGATATATAAGACCTATATTCGGTCAGCGGTAGCGGTAGAGGAAGCACAGGCAAACAGAACAGATATATTTGAGTATGCGGAGAAGTCCAACGTATCAGAGGACTATAAAGCCTTTATAGAGGAATTTTTGAAAGGAGAGGTAGAGAGTAATGGCAGGAAAGGCAAAATTTGA
- a CDS encoding ATP-binding protein, which yields MRNRLTFANVIGVLLENKKKTYPQHQLVRSLFSAYLDDTLTASELIADDTTMYSRWCNGARPIPIDILKTYEDEDEWDTMEDDFRDKIIPNLLNEAQARIQMEELITDSIKTIGQEMADALIQEPDNAAFFCSVVRYAILNDHSTGALYSPDLSEVILCNKLPSCNQAFIGRKDEIKAIASHLSNQSVLFITGMAGIGKSEVAKAYAQTNRKKYTNIIYLYYTGDLRKDIANLTFADDSVEMNEEVRFQNHYKVMQRLHTDTLLILDNFNVLPKDEPFLKELMKNDMQLLITSRCKLKNYDSIEIKELDKEKELTELFYKHCPSAKRDPDSVSAIIEEVNCHTLTVCMAALTLEASGMEPEELLQELRSCGIGQNMEEIEVFKDDEFSYASMIGHLRMLMKLNRLNEDSIDILRNLSLLPVSGVYKSAFKMWLELDSLKNVNELIRYGIISEDTENKTIALHPLIQEVAIAETIPTVSDCHVMLNHLHLICLAHGLDVKRPVTVMECLKSINRHIILDNRAYYLLFLQDMYPYFDKYLDTDYLSELVERIEYVMNLMNDSGKSDETSKSYNSDKSGTPDITQETNHISACDKALLLDYKAQLLFPRKEYDNAIKKYKKAIALMENYHKTNTADARSANLLSNLHNNLSTAYLFRKKLEEAVSELKTAFTVRREYASLGLIENNDTLQQTLSLANMLVQNKEYDSALEIIDFCESTIDEVMGRNNLDYGMCEFYRGVIAYTRSQPVIAEQHLLNADAVFHAVMNENPDNDYSKSTARYLYSLYMRWGKKELAEQYKKILISTH from the coding sequence ATGAGAAACAGACTGACCTTCGCCAATGTGATTGGTGTATTATTGGAAAATAAAAAGAAAACCTACCCGCAGCACCAGCTTGTACGCAGTCTGTTCTCTGCATATCTGGATGATACTCTGACAGCTTCGGAATTAATCGCAGATGACACGACGATGTACAGCCGCTGGTGCAATGGCGCCCGCCCGATTCCTATAGATATCCTAAAGACTTATGAAGATGAGGATGAATGGGATACGATGGAGGATGATTTCAGAGATAAGATTATTCCGAACCTGTTGAACGAAGCACAGGCTCGAATCCAGATGGAGGAATTGATTACAGACAGTATAAAAACCATCGGGCAGGAAATGGCTGATGCACTGATTCAGGAGCCGGATAATGCAGCCTTTTTCTGCTCTGTGGTAAGATATGCGATTTTGAATGACCATAGCACAGGTGCGCTCTATTCTCCCGACCTTTCGGAAGTGATTCTTTGCAATAAGCTTCCCTCCTGCAATCAGGCATTCATTGGACGAAAGGATGAGATAAAAGCAATCGCATCCCATCTTTCCAATCAATCCGTCTTATTCATTACTGGTATGGCAGGCATTGGAAAAAGCGAAGTTGCCAAAGCCTATGCACAGACGAACCGTAAAAAGTACACCAATATCATTTATCTGTATTACACCGGTGATTTGAGAAAAGACATCGCAAACCTTACATTTGCAGATGATTCCGTAGAAATGAATGAGGAAGTCCGTTTTCAGAATCACTATAAGGTGATGCAGAGACTCCACACAGATACACTGCTGATTCTAGACAACTTCAATGTGCTTCCAAAGGACGAACCCTTCTTAAAGGAACTGATGAAGAATGATATGCAGCTATTGATTACCAGCAGATGCAAACTTAAGAATTATGATTCTATAGAAATAAAGGAATTGGATAAAGAAAAAGAACTGACAGAACTGTTCTACAAGCATTGTCCTTCTGCAAAACGTGATCCGGACAGTGTGTCTGCCATTATAGAAGAAGTGAACTGTCATACCCTGACTGTCTGCATGGCTGCTCTTACCTTAGAAGCCAGCGGCATGGAACCGGAAGAATTGTTACAGGAGCTGCGTTCCTGCGGTATCGGGCAGAACATGGAAGAAATCGAGGTATTCAAGGATGATGAATTCTCCTATGCCAGTATGATAGGACACCTTCGCATGTTGATGAAGCTTAATAGATTAAATGAGGACAGTATTGATATCCTCCGTAACCTCTCACTCCTGCCGGTATCAGGAGTTTATAAAAGTGCGTTCAAAATGTGGCTGGAACTGGATTCTCTCAAAAATGTTAATGAGCTGATACGCTATGGCATTATCAGTGAAGATACCGAAAATAAGACGATTGCACTCCATCCTCTCATTCAGGAAGTGGCAATCGCAGAGACCATTCCAACCGTATCAGACTGCCATGTGATGTTAAATCACCTGCATTTGATTTGCCTTGCTCACGGTCTGGATGTAAAAAGACCGGTGACTGTCATGGAATGTCTGAAAAGCATCAACAGACACATCATCCTAGATAACAGGGCTTACTATCTACTGTTCTTACAGGATATGTACCCTTACTTTGACAAATATCTGGATACCGATTATCTGTCGGAGCTGGTAGAACGTATAGAATATGTGATGAATCTTATGAATGATTCGGGCAAGTCGGATGAAACGAGTAAATCGTATAATTCAGATAAATCAGGCACACCAGATATTACGCAAGAAACCAACCACATTTCTGCCTGTGACAAAGCATTATTATTAGATTACAAAGCACAGCTTCTGTTCCCACGCAAGGAATATGATAATGCCATTAAGAAATATAAAAAGGCGATTGCCCTCATGGAAAATTACCATAAGACCAATACTGCGGATGCCCGTTCCGCCAATCTGCTTTCAAACCTGCACAACAACCTCTCTACAGCTTATCTGTTCCGGAAGAAACTGGAAGAAGCCGTATCAGAACTCAAGACAGCTTTCACAGTACGCAGGGAATATGCCAGTCTTGGATTGATAGAGAATAATGATACCCTGCAGCAGACACTCTCACTTGCTAACATGCTGGTGCAGAATAAGGAATATGATTCTGCTCTGGAAATTATTGATTTCTGTGAATCCACCATTGATGAAGTTATGGGTAGAAATAACCTTGATTATGGTATGTGCGAGTTCTATCGTGGTGTCATTGCTTATACCCGTTCTCAGCCTGTGATAGCAGAACAGCACCTGCTTAACGCAGATGCCGTCTTTCATGCTGTTATGAACGAGAACCCTGATAATGATTATTCCAAAAGTACTGCTCGTTATTTGTATAGTTTGTATATGAGATGGGGAAAGAAAGAGCTTGCGGAGCAATATAAAAAAATACTAATCAGCACGCATTAG
- a CDS encoding helix-turn-helix domain-containing protein encodes MKTELDTRALLNVKEMCEYLGIGQTKARELLSNPANGFTVRIGNRLYAHKGRLDHWLLNQILS; translated from the coding sequence ATGAAAACAGAACTTGATACAAGAGCGTTATTAAATGTAAAGGAAATGTGTGAGTACCTTGGTATTGGACAGACGAAAGCAAGAGAATTGCTTTCCAATCCGGCCAATGGTTTCACGGTAAGAATCGGTAACAGACTATATGCTCATAAGGGCAGATTAGACCACTGGTTACTGAATCAGATTCTTTCATAA
- a CDS encoding site-specific integrase produces MGKSLNGKELGKGLSQRKDGLYQGRFVNRFGKKQTVYAKTLNEVRQKLRNEQYEDEKALNVVAKDVTLDEWYEIWMDTCKKNCRDSTKETYAGHYRRIQKALGWRKLTSLNLLIMQQAINELETDNERKNSKKILVDMLEKAIDSDLLIKNSAKQINTVISKEVKKERRVLTVGETELFFSYAKDTFYYNLYVVAIDTGMRIGELMGLQWSDVDFEKKVVHVRRSLCYFRKDGKYVFEWHDTKTHNSKRTIPLTTRAMEALKKQRVRGQEILLKNAQTAQDEYKNLVFVTRNNRPTQQFIVQECMDVTTRRIQKEHPEFERFSPHCFRHTFATRAIENGMQPKSVQKLLGHGSLQLTMDLYCHVTDDTLFDEMRKMEAV; encoded by the coding sequence ATGGGTAAATCCCTTAATGGTAAAGAATTAGGTAAAGGCTTATCACAGAGAAAGGATGGTCTTTATCAGGGAAGATTCGTGAATCGTTTTGGCAAGAAGCAGACGGTTTACGCAAAGACGCTGAATGAGGTAAGACAGAAGCTTAGAAACGAACAGTATGAGGATGAAAAGGCACTCAATGTTGTTGCGAAGGACGTAACGCTTGACGAATGGTATGAAATCTGGATGGATACCTGCAAGAAGAATTGCAGAGACTCCACCAAGGAGACATACGCAGGTCATTATCGCAGAATACAGAAGGCTCTGGGATGGAGAAAACTCACATCCTTGAATTTACTGATTATGCAGCAGGCGATTAACGAACTGGAAACAGACAATGAGCGTAAGAATTCGAAAAAGATACTGGTCGATATGCTGGAGAAAGCAATAGACTCTGATTTACTTATCAAAAATTCTGCTAAGCAGATCAATACTGTGATTTCTAAAGAGGTTAAGAAAGAACGTAGAGTATTAACGGTAGGTGAAACGGAGCTTTTTTTTAGCTATGCGAAGGACACATTCTACTACAATTTATATGTAGTGGCAATCGACACAGGAATGCGTATTGGTGAGTTGATGGGGCTTCAGTGGTCTGATGTAGACTTTGAAAAGAAGGTTGTACACGTCAGACGTTCCTTATGCTATTTCCGCAAGGATGGCAAATATGTCTTTGAATGGCATGATACCAAGACGCATAACAGCAAGCGAACCATTCCCTTAACAACAAGAGCTATGGAAGCTCTGAAAAAACAAAGAGTTCGCGGGCAGGAGATTCTGCTTAAGAACGCACAAACAGCACAGGACGAATACAAGAATCTGGTTTTCGTAACCAGAAACAATCGACCTACACAGCAGTTCATCGTACAGGAATGTATGGATGTAACAACGAGACGAATTCAGAAGGAACACCCGGAATTTGAGAGGTTCTCTCCTCATTGTTTCCGTCACACCTTTGCAACAAGGGCAATCGAGAACGGAATGCAGCCTAAGAGCGTGCAGAAGCTTCTCGGACATGGCTCCTTACAGCTGACAATGGATTTGTATTGTCACGTAACAGATGATACCTTGTTTGACGAGATGAGGAAGATGGAAGCGGTGTAA